One genomic window of Gossypium hirsutum isolate 1008001.06 chromosome D11, Gossypium_hirsutum_v2.1, whole genome shotgun sequence includes the following:
- the LOC107889383 gene encoding indole-3-acetic acid-amido synthetase GH3.17 codes for MAGEKEIKEIYDNGMKILEELTSKAYEIQEQMLEEILIRNAGTEYLSRFFVHGQNHKQNFKANVPIVTYEDIKPYIDRIANGETSSILFADPITQFIQSTGTSEGKPKLIPMTAESFEKRMVKPLLVDLVMKKCISGLDQGKSFYLFFVKPEMETPSGLMASLYTTSYFKTQIFKNGLAKFCTSPIDTILCLDNKQSMYCQLLTGLLLRDEVVRIGSSFASVLARSIKFLEDYWKELCSNIRTGFLSDWIADPACRNAMSSILTRPEPELADLIQQICEDKSWEGIIKELWPEVKCISSIVTGSMSQYIPLLEFYGGGIPLVSPNCGSSEACFGINLEPLSKPFDVSYTILPNMAYFEFLPVNNDGGGKSREFKLRGASATESSESTNETTTVNKPVDLANVKIGRYYEVVVTTLAGLYRYRVGDVLKVTGFYNKSPQFQFVERQNVVLSIDLDKTTEVDLSKAITKAKLVLEPLGIMLTTYSSYADTSLTPGRYVLFWELKMKGSNDLPKLDAKIMEECCGIVEESFDFTYKSLRKGGVISALELRVVKHGTFDELMDFYVSKGASISQYKPPSCLKSEEAVKILNLGMVGTFFSPKTMF; via the exons ATGGCTGGtgagaaagaaataaaggaaatataTGATAATGgaatgaaaattttggaagaattaACCAGCAAGGCTTATGAAATACAAGAACAAATGTTGGAGGAGATACTAATAAGAAATGCAGGAACAGAATATCTAAGCAGATTCTTCGTCCATGGCCAAAATCACAAGCAAAACTTCAAAGCAAATGTACCCATTGTTACTTACGAAGATATCAAGCCTTACATAGATCGGATTGCCAATGGAGAGACCTCGTCTATCCTTTTTGCTGATCCCATCACCCAGTTCATTCAAAG CACTGGTACTTCTGAGGGGAAGCCGAAGTTGATACCCATGACAGCTGAAAGTTTTGAGAAAAGGATGGTAAAACCACTGCTGGTTGACCTTGTCATGAAAAA GTGTATCAGTGGGTTAGACCAAGGCAAATCGTTCTACTTATTTTTTGTCAAACCAGAGATGGAAACTCCGTCTGGTTTAATGGCATCACTCTACACAACATCCTATTTCAAGACCCAAATCTTCAAAAACGGTCTGGCTAAGTTTTGCACAAGTCCTATTGACACCATCTTATGTTTGGACAACAAACAAAGTATGTACTGCCAATTGCTTACCGGTTTACTATTGCGAGATGAGGTTGTACGGATTGGTTCAAGCTTTGCATCGGTTTTGGCAAGGAGCATCAAGTTCTTAGAAGATTATTGGAAAGAATTATGTTCTAACATTAGAACAGGTTTTCTCAGTGATTGGATTGCTGACCCTGCTTGCAGAAATGCTATGTCATCCATCCTTACCAGGCCAGAACCTGAATTGGCTGATTTGattcaacaaatatgtgaagATAAATCATGGGAAGGAATAATTAAGGAGCTTTGGCCTGAAGTTAAGTGTATTAGTTCCATCGTCACAGGCAGCATGAGCCAATATATTCCACTACTTGAATTTTATGGTGGAGGGATCCCTTTAGTTTCGCCAAATTGTGGTTCTTCGGAAGCTTGTTTCGGGATCAATTTAGAACCTCTAAGCAAACCCTTTGATGTCTCTTACACCATTCTCCCAAATATGGCTTACTTCGAATTTCTCCCTGTGAATAACGATGGTGGAGGGAAGTCTCGAGAATTCAAACTTCGTGGTGCATCAGCTACTGAGTCCTCTGAAAGCACAAATGAGACTACCACCGTCAACAAACCGGTCGATCTTGCAAATGTGAAGATTGGTCGATATTACGAAGTTGTTGTCACAACATTGGCAG GTCTATATCGATACAGAGTCGGAGATGTTCTCAAGGTGACAGGATTCTATAATAAATCTCCGCAGTTCCAATTTGTGGAACGACAAAATGTGGTTTTGAGTATTGATTTGGACAAAACAACTGAAGTAGACCTTTCGAAAGCAATCACGAAAGCAAAACTTGTCCTTGAACCACTCGGCATCATGTTAACCACATACAGTAGCTACGCTGACACTTCATTGACCCCAGGTCGATATGTATTGTTTTGGGAGCTCAAGATGAAAGGCAGCAATGATTTACCAAAACTTGATGCCAAGATAATGGAAGAATGCTGCGGTATAGTGGAAGAGTCATTTGATTTTACATATAAATCACTTAGGAAAGGTGGTGTAATTTCAGCTTTAGAGCTAAGGGTGGTTAAACATGGAACCTTTGATGAACTCATGGATTTCTATGTATCAAAGGGAGCTTCCATTTCCCAATACAAGCCACCTAGTTGCCTTAAATCTGAGGAAGctgtaaagatattgaatttagGGATGGTGGGGACGTTTTTTAGCCCCAAAACCATGTTTTAA